The following coding sequences are from one Rathayibacter sp. VKM Ac-2760 window:
- the rplA gene encoding 50S ribosomal protein L1 → MAQKSKAYRAAAAKLEEGKFYTADEAVALARETGSAKFNSTVEVALKLGVDPRKADQMVRGTVILPHGTGKTARVIVFATGPAAEAAIAAGADEVGGAELIEKVAGGYTSFDSAVSTPELMGQVGRLGKVLGPRGLMPNPKTGTVTPDVARAVTEIKGGKIEFRVDKHANVHLVVGKAAFTEEQLQENFKTALDEIVRLKPSSSKGRYIQKAAVSTTFGPGIPLDVNVLA, encoded by the coding sequence ATGGCACAGAAGTCGAAGGCCTACCGGGCCGCCGCCGCCAAGCTCGAAGAGGGCAAGTTCTACACCGCCGATGAGGCCGTCGCTCTCGCTCGCGAGACCGGCTCGGCCAAGTTCAACAGCACCGTCGAGGTCGCGCTCAAGCTCGGGGTCGACCCGCGCAAGGCCGACCAGATGGTCCGCGGCACGGTCATCCTGCCGCACGGCACCGGCAAGACCGCCCGCGTCATCGTGTTCGCGACCGGTCCGGCCGCCGAGGCCGCGATCGCCGCGGGTGCCGACGAGGTCGGCGGCGCCGAGCTCATCGAGAAGGTCGCCGGCGGCTACACCTCGTTCGACTCCGCGGTCTCGACCCCGGAGCTCATGGGCCAGGTCGGCCGTCTCGGAAAGGTGCTCGGCCCCCGCGGCCTCATGCCCAACCCGAAGACCGGCACCGTGACCCCGGACGTGGCGCGCGCCGTGACCGAGATCAAGGGCGGAAAGATCGAGTTCCGCGTCGACAAGCACGCCAACGTGCACCTCGTCGTCGGCAAGGCCGCGTTCACCGAGGAGCAGCTCCAGGAGAACTTCAAGACGGCGCTCGACGAGATCGTCCGTCTGAAGCCGTCCTCCTCGAAGGGCCGCTACATCCAGAAGGCCGCCGTCTCGACGACCTTCGGCCCCGGCATCCCGCTGGACGTCAACGTCCTGGCCTGA
- a CDS encoding NADP-dependent oxidoreductase: MTAAVIDAPGDCSVLHLATVPTPTAINAEFAVKVIAAGVNPLDAKTRAGRGVAAQIPSYPAVLGHDFSGIVVSSPYPAHALRPGDEVYGFVMVPRYSGSYAEYVSVPSVSIARKPSTLSHVEAAGVPLAALTAWGMVVELAKAHEGQRILIHAGSGGVGHFAVQFAAYFGASVIATGSTRNLQWLRELGADQVIDHTTERFDEILHGVDVVIDLVGNVHDRTGSRSLSVLRPGGLIVNAPTGSWPEFFEEAAAAGVRASTFRVAPDGATLGVVSRLLESGDVRVFIDGVFPLAEAGAAHAQLETGHTRGKLVLTVAEG; encoded by the coding sequence ATGACGGCGGCGGTCATCGACGCCCCCGGCGACTGCTCGGTCCTGCACCTCGCGACGGTGCCGACGCCGACGGCCATCAACGCCGAGTTCGCCGTCAAGGTGATCGCGGCCGGAGTGAACCCGCTCGACGCGAAGACGCGCGCGGGCCGCGGAGTCGCCGCGCAGATCCCCTCCTACCCCGCCGTGCTCGGCCACGACTTCTCCGGCATCGTCGTCTCGAGCCCCTACCCGGCCCATGCGCTGCGGCCCGGCGACGAGGTCTACGGCTTCGTGATGGTGCCCCGCTACTCCGGCAGCTACGCCGAGTACGTGAGCGTCCCGAGCGTCTCGATCGCGCGGAAGCCCTCGACGCTCTCGCACGTCGAGGCGGCGGGAGTGCCGCTGGCCGCGCTGACCGCCTGGGGCATGGTCGTCGAGCTGGCGAAGGCGCACGAGGGCCAGCGGATCCTCATCCACGCCGGCTCCGGTGGAGTCGGGCACTTCGCGGTGCAGTTCGCCGCGTACTTCGGCGCCTCGGTGATCGCCACCGGCTCGACCCGCAACCTGCAGTGGCTGCGCGAGCTCGGGGCGGACCAGGTGATCGACCACACGACCGAGCGGTTCGACGAGATCCTGCACGGTGTCGACGTCGTGATCGACCTGGTCGGCAACGTCCACGACCGCACCGGCTCGCGCTCGCTCTCGGTGCTCCGCCCCGGCGGGCTGATCGTCAACGCGCCGACCGGCAGCTGGCCGGAGTTCTTCGAGGAGGCGGCGGCCGCGGGAGTGCGCGCCTCCACCTTCCGCGTCGCTCCCGACGGGGCGACCCTCGGCGTCGTCTCGCGCCTGCTCGAGTCCGGCGACGTCCGCGTCTTCATCGACGGCGTCTTCCCGCTCGCCGAGGCGGGCGCCGCGCACGCGCAGCTCGAGACCGGTCACACCCGCGGCAAGCTCGTCCTCACGGTCGCCGAGGGCTGA
- the rplK gene encoding 50S ribosomal protein L11 — MAPKKKVTGLIKLQIKAGAANPAPPIGPALGQHGVNIMEFCKAYNAQTESQRGNVIPVEITVYEDRSFTFILKTPPAAELIKKAAGVAKGSSTPHTVKVAKLTMAQVREIAEAKQTDLNANDIEAASKIIAGTARSMGITVEG; from the coding sequence ATGGCCCCCAAGAAGAAGGTCACCGGCCTGATCAAGCTCCAGATCAAGGCGGGCGCCGCGAACCCGGCCCCCCCGATCGGTCCGGCGCTCGGTCAGCACGGCGTCAACATCATGGAGTTCTGCAAGGCGTACAACGCGCAGACCGAGTCGCAGCGCGGCAACGTCATCCCCGTCGAGATCACCGTCTACGAGGACCGCTCGTTCACCTTCATCCTGAAGACCCCGCCCGCGGCGGAGCTCATCAAGAAGGCCGCCGGCGTCGCCAAGGGCTCGTCGACCCCGCACACCGTGAAGGTCGCCAAGCTCACCATGGCGCAGGTCCGCGAGATCGCCGAGGCGAAGCAGACCGACCTCAACGCGAACGACATCGAGGCCGCCTCGAAGATCATCGCCGGCACTGCTCGTTCGATGGGCATCACGGTCGAGGGCTAG
- the nusG gene encoding transcription termination/antitermination protein NusG, whose amino-acid sequence MSDRNRDDVDWATAAEQSSEVDEVQEGDTQIQAEDAVEPAEQGALSIIDENESEDDLASDLEAALDAIGSVDDPEADSAVDEAAHIDTVEEAEAALEAVEDEAEVAAEDAEAEGEDLADIDPYEAFRTELRGKLGKWYVIHSYAGFEKRVKSNIENRKVSLEAEDYIFEVQVPMEDVVEIKNGQRKMVTRVRIPGYVLVRMDLNEDSWSVVRHTPGVTGFVGNAHNPTPLRFEEAFTMLKSLVEIKEVAPSKTAGVKGQKQAQRVLPAEVDFEIGETITIKEGSFAGLPGSISEIKPESGKLTVLVSLFERETPVELSFDQVTKL is encoded by the coding sequence GTGTCTGACAGAAACCGCGACGACGTCGACTGGGCCACCGCCGCCGAGCAGTCGTCCGAGGTCGACGAGGTTCAGGAGGGCGACACCCAGATCCAGGCTGAGGACGCCGTCGAGCCCGCCGAGCAGGGCGCACTGAGCATCATCGACGAGAACGAGTCCGAGGACGACCTCGCGTCGGACCTCGAGGCAGCCCTCGACGCGATCGGCTCGGTCGACGACCCCGAGGCCGACTCGGCCGTCGACGAGGCCGCGCACATCGACACCGTCGAGGAGGCCGAAGCGGCCCTCGAGGCCGTCGAGGACGAGGCCGAGGTCGCAGCGGAGGACGCGGAGGCCGAGGGCGAGGACCTCGCCGACATCGACCCCTACGAGGCCTTCCGCACCGAGCTGCGCGGCAAGCTCGGCAAGTGGTACGTCATCCACTCCTACGCCGGCTTCGAGAAGCGCGTGAAGTCGAACATCGAGAACCGCAAGGTCTCGCTCGAGGCCGAGGACTACATCTTCGAGGTCCAGGTCCCGATGGAGGACGTGGTCGAGATCAAGAACGGCCAGCGCAAGATGGTCACCCGCGTGCGCATCCCCGGCTACGTGCTGGTGCGCATGGACCTCAACGAGGACTCGTGGTCGGTCGTCCGTCACACGCCGGGTGTCACGGGCTTCGTGGGCAACGCCCACAACCCGACGCCGCTGCGCTTCGAGGAGGCCTTCACGATGCTGAAGAGCCTGGTCGAGATCAAGGAGGTCGCGCCGTCCAAGACGGCCGGCGTCAAGGGTCAGAAGCAGGCGCAGCGCGTGCTGCCCGCCGAGGTCGACTTCGAGATCGGCGAGACCATCACGATCAAGGAGGGCTCGTTCGCGGGTCTGCCCGGGTCGATCAGCGAGATCAAGCCCGAGAGCGGCAAGCTCACGGTGCTCGTGTCGCTCTTCGAGCGCGAGACCCCCGTCGAGCTGTCGTTCGACCAGGTCACCAAGCTCTGA
- the secE gene encoding preprotein translocase subunit SecE, with translation MAGKAVDEPSEDVVAIADQQRAARRSPFARIALFIRQVIAELKKVVTPTRKELGNYVIVVLIFVVIMMALVSLLDWVFALVVTYVFGTPAA, from the coding sequence GTGGCCGGGAAAGCAGTCGACGAGCCGAGCGAGGACGTCGTCGCGATCGCTGATCAGCAGCGCGCTGCGCGGCGCAGTCCGTTCGCGCGCATCGCCCTCTTCATCCGGCAGGTCATCGCCGAGCTGAAGAAGGTCGTCACTCCGACGCGCAAGGAGCTCGGCAACTACGTGATCGTGGTCCTGATCTTCGTCGTGATCATGATGGCGCTGGTGTCGCTGCTGGACTGGGTGTTCGCGCTCGTCGTGACCTACGTGTTCGGCACACCGGCGGCCTGA
- a CDS encoding DUF998 domain-containing protein: MRRRANGPLLVGGALLVLAGLALLLAARISIGTSRWVYVSEMGAPDLPTAGTFRIALLLVAAGGTAIAIGARAVRTRLLPALPPALAILLAAGCFALASQITCSAGCPLPVGPRFSWQDLIHTSAAVLGFASACLAMLQLATARERPGVARLSLIAGIAVALVAGAGAILSLLRLWLGVGGTLEFVATGIAVLWLAVVGFVLAGEELSARATRGRARGSAPAAEPDRRRGTGPARGLRPEEP, encoded by the coding sequence GTGCGACGACGAGCGAACGGCCCTCTCCTCGTGGGCGGCGCGCTCCTGGTCCTGGCCGGTCTTGCCCTGCTGCTCGCGGCGCGGATCAGCATCGGAACGAGCCGCTGGGTCTACGTGAGCGAGATGGGCGCTCCGGATCTGCCGACGGCGGGCACCTTCCGGATCGCGCTGCTGCTGGTCGCGGCCGGCGGCACCGCGATCGCGATCGGAGCGCGTGCGGTGCGGACACGGCTGCTGCCGGCCCTCCCGCCCGCGCTGGCGATCCTGCTCGCCGCGGGCTGCTTCGCTCTCGCCTCGCAGATCACCTGCTCAGCCGGCTGCCCGCTCCCGGTCGGACCGCGTTTCAGCTGGCAGGACCTGATCCACACCTCCGCCGCGGTCCTCGGCTTCGCATCGGCCTGCCTGGCGATGCTGCAGCTCGCGACGGCGCGGGAGCGGCCAGGGGTCGCCCGGCTGTCGCTGATCGCGGGGATCGCGGTGGCCCTGGTCGCCGGCGCGGGCGCGATCCTCTCGCTGCTCCGGCTGTGGCTGGGGGTCGGCGGCACGCTCGAGTTCGTCGCCACCGGGATCGCGGTGCTCTGGCTCGCGGTCGTGGGGTTCGTTCTCGCCGGCGAGGAGCTCAGCGCCCGAGCCACTCGCGGACGTGCCCGCGGATCCGCTCCTGCTGCTGAGCCAGACCGGCGTCGCGGGACGGGACCTGCTCGAGGTCTGCGTCCGGAAGAGCCCTAG
- a CDS encoding MaoC/PaaZ C-terminal domain-containing protein — MSAERPVLSELSLGDVVAERRFHVERGSLVRYAGASGDFNPIHYRDDVAAEVGLPGVLAHGMLTMGTAVQVVVDWVGDPGRVVDYQVRFTRPVVVDPSEGADLDVVAKVGALDAEAGIARIDLAVTVAGQAVLGKAQARVSLA; from the coding sequence ATGAGCGCCGAGCGCCCCGTCCTGTCCGAGCTCTCCCTGGGCGACGTCGTCGCCGAGCGGCGCTTCCACGTCGAGCGCGGCTCCCTCGTCCGCTATGCGGGCGCCTCGGGTGACTTCAATCCGATCCACTACCGCGACGACGTCGCCGCCGAGGTCGGCCTGCCCGGCGTGCTCGCGCACGGCATGCTCACGATGGGGACGGCCGTGCAGGTCGTCGTCGACTGGGTCGGCGACCCCGGTCGCGTGGTCGACTACCAGGTCCGCTTCACCCGTCCCGTCGTCGTCGACCCGAGCGAGGGCGCCGATCTCGACGTCGTCGCGAAGGTCGGCGCGCTCGACGCCGAGGCCGGGATCGCGCGGATCGACCTCGCCGTGACCGTCGCCGGCCAGGCCGTGCTCGGCAAGGCCCAGGCCCGCGTCTCGCTCGCCTGA
- a CDS encoding helix-turn-helix domain-containing protein has protein sequence MATSDPERDWTTYARELGTNLHRARMAKGESQERIAHAAGLAGYTYQKFEKGESKPGSPANPQLKTLFALCEALDIELSDLLPPNPPRSSGGGSAQ, from the coding sequence ATGGCGACATCTGACCCCGAGCGCGACTGGACCACCTACGCCCGCGAGCTCGGCACGAACCTCCACCGAGCCCGCATGGCGAAGGGCGAGAGCCAGGAGCGCATCGCCCACGCGGCGGGGCTCGCGGGCTACACCTACCAGAAGTTCGAGAAGGGCGAGTCGAAGCCCGGCTCGCCCGCGAACCCGCAGCTGAAGACGCTCTTCGCGCTCTGCGAGGCCCTCGACATCGAGCTCTCCGACCTGCTGCCGCCGAACCCGCCGCGCTCATCGGGCGGCGGCTCCGCCCAGTAG
- a CDS encoding pyridoxal phosphate-dependent aminotransferase, with product MSSPTRISARIAAIAESATLKVDAKAKALQAQGRPVISYAAGEPDFTTPQHIVEAASAAVLDPRNYRYTPAAGLPDLREAIAEKTARDSGWAVEASQVVVTNGGKQAVYQAFQTLLDDGDEVLVPTPYWTTYPEAIKLAGGVQVDVFAGADQGYLVTVEQLEAARTERTKVLLFVSPSNPTGAVYSAEQTREIGEWAEEHGLWVVADEIYQNLVYPAEGEELEGQDDASPLTRATSIVEAVPALRDRTILVNGVAKTYAMTGWRVGWMVGPADAIKGASNLQSHLSSNVSNISQRAAIAALTGPQEPAEKMRLAFDRRRRAIVAALNDIDGVDCPTPGGAFYVYPDVRGLLNREWAGVTPTTSLELADLILEKAEVATVPGEAFGPSGYLRLSYALGDDALLEGAKRLQALFA from the coding sequence GTGTCCTCCCCCACGCGCATCTCCGCCCGCATCGCCGCCATCGCCGAGTCCGCGACCCTCAAGGTCGACGCGAAGGCGAAGGCCCTCCAGGCCCAGGGGCGGCCCGTGATCTCCTACGCCGCCGGCGAGCCGGACTTCACGACGCCGCAGCACATCGTCGAGGCGGCGTCGGCCGCGGTGCTCGACCCGAGGAACTACCGATACACCCCGGCGGCCGGCCTGCCCGACCTCCGCGAGGCGATCGCCGAGAAGACGGCGCGCGACTCCGGCTGGGCCGTCGAGGCGTCGCAGGTCGTCGTCACCAACGGCGGCAAGCAGGCGGTCTACCAGGCGTTCCAGACCCTCCTCGACGACGGCGACGAGGTGCTCGTCCCGACCCCCTACTGGACCACGTACCCCGAGGCGATCAAGCTCGCCGGCGGCGTCCAGGTCGATGTCTTCGCCGGTGCCGACCAGGGCTACCTGGTCACCGTCGAGCAGCTGGAGGCGGCGCGCACCGAGCGCACCAAGGTCCTGCTCTTCGTCTCCCCGTCCAACCCCACCGGCGCCGTCTACTCGGCCGAGCAGACCCGCGAGATCGGCGAGTGGGCCGAGGAGCACGGCCTCTGGGTCGTCGCCGACGAGATCTACCAGAACCTGGTCTACCCGGCCGAGGGCGAGGAGCTCGAGGGGCAGGACGACGCGAGCCCGCTCACCCGCGCCACCTCGATCGTCGAGGCGGTCCCCGCGCTGCGCGACCGCACGATCCTGGTCAACGGAGTGGCCAAGACCTACGCGATGACCGGCTGGCGAGTGGGCTGGATGGTCGGCCCGGCCGACGCGATCAAGGGCGCCTCGAACCTGCAGTCGCACCTCTCCAGCAACGTCTCCAACATCTCGCAGCGCGCCGCGATCGCCGCCCTCACCGGCCCGCAGGAGCCGGCCGAGAAGATGCGCCTCGCCTTCGACCGGCGCCGCCGCGCCATCGTCGCCGCACTGAACGACATCGACGGCGTCGACTGCCCCACCCCCGGTGGCGCGTTCTACGTCTACCCCGACGTCCGGGGACTCCTGAACCGCGAGTGGGCCGGCGTCACCCCCACCACCTCGCTCGAGCTCGCCGACCTCATCCTCGAGAAGGCCGAGGTCGCCACCGTCCCCGGCGAGGCCTTCGGCCCGAGCGGCTACCTCCGCCTCTCCTACGCCCTCGGCGACGACGCGCTGCTCGAAGGCGCGAAGCGCCTCCAGGCGCTGTTCGCCTAG
- a CDS encoding ABC transporter ATP-binding protein, translating to MTPEAAVRVRDLRKDYGGAPALSGVSFEIARGETFALLGPNGSGKSTTIEILEGYRDRSGGEASVLGVDPRHGDLAWKSRLGIVLQSSGESGNATVREQIAHFAGLYPSPRDVDETIEAVGLTAKARSRIGKLSGGQRRRVDVALGIVGRPELVFLDEPTTGFDPEARHSFWELVALLKSEGTTILLTTHYLDEAAHLADRAAVIAGGRLLAIGRMDEIGGTEARVPIVQWREDGQPRRIRTAEPARVVAELNARLGEPADLEIVRPSLEAIYLDLIRDDRAADAALDPIGERA from the coding sequence ATGACGCCTGAGGCCGCCGTCCGAGTCCGCGATCTGCGCAAGGACTACGGGGGCGCGCCGGCGCTGAGCGGCGTGTCGTTCGAGATCGCGCGCGGCGAGACGTTCGCGCTGCTCGGGCCCAATGGGTCGGGCAAGTCGACGACGATCGAGATCCTCGAGGGCTATCGCGACCGCTCCGGCGGCGAGGCCTCGGTGCTCGGCGTGGATCCGCGCCACGGCGACCTGGCCTGGAAGTCGCGGCTCGGCATCGTGCTGCAGTCCAGCGGCGAATCCGGCAACGCGACCGTGCGCGAGCAGATCGCCCACTTCGCCGGCCTCTACCCGAGCCCGCGCGACGTCGACGAGACGATCGAGGCCGTCGGTCTCACCGCCAAGGCCCGCTCGCGGATCGGCAAGCTCTCCGGCGGCCAGCGGCGCCGCGTCGACGTGGCGCTCGGCATCGTGGGCCGCCCGGAGCTCGTGTTCCTCGACGAGCCGACCACGGGCTTCGACCCCGAGGCGCGGCACTCGTTCTGGGAGCTCGTCGCGCTCCTGAAGAGCGAGGGCACCACCATCCTGCTCACCACCCACTACCTCGACGAGGCCGCGCACCTCGCCGACCGGGCCGCGGTCATCGCGGGCGGCCGACTGCTCGCGATCGGGCGGATGGACGAGATCGGCGGCACCGAGGCCCGCGTGCCGATCGTGCAGTGGCGTGAGGACGGACAGCCCCGCCGCATCCGCACCGCTGAGCCCGCGCGAGTCGTCGCCGAGCTGAACGCCCGCCTCGGCGAGCCGGCCGACCTCGAGATCGTCCGGCCGAGCCTCGAGGCGATCTACCTCGACCTGATCCGCGACGACCGGGCCGCCGACGCCGCCCTCGACCCGATCGGAGAGCGCGCATGA
- a CDS encoding MaoC family dehydratase N-terminal domain-containing protein yields MPVNPDLTERVFAPTEPYQVGREKVREFARAVSAESPLHHDPEAARRAGYRDVVAPPTFAVVVQEFTLAQLLAAPGAGIDFSRVVHGDQRFSYSRPIVAGDELTATLSVASIKKLGAHSMITTESTMVDADGAHVVTAVSTLVVRGDE; encoded by the coding sequence GTGCCAGTGAACCCCGACCTCACCGAGCGCGTGTTCGCGCCGACGGAGCCCTATCAGGTGGGACGGGAGAAGGTGCGCGAGTTCGCCCGCGCCGTCTCCGCCGAATCCCCCCTGCACCACGACCCCGAGGCGGCCCGCCGGGCCGGCTACCGCGACGTCGTCGCACCGCCGACCTTCGCCGTGGTGGTGCAGGAATTCACCCTCGCGCAGCTCCTCGCCGCCCCGGGCGCCGGTATCGACTTCTCCCGCGTCGTCCACGGCGACCAGCGCTTCAGCTACTCGCGCCCGATCGTGGCCGGCGACGAGCTGACCGCGACCCTCTCGGTGGCGAGCATCAAGAAGCTCGGTGCGCACTCGATGATCACCACCGAGTCGACCATGGTCGACGCCGACGGCGCGCACGTCGTCACCGCCGTGTCCACCCTCGTCGTCAGGGGAGACGAATGA
- a CDS encoding UDP-N-acetylmuramate dehydrogenase, with protein sequence MTTPPLSSLTTLRVGGAPERYLEPATEAELVETLREVWAEEEPWLLLGGGSNLLVGDDGVEGVVVRVRTTGIERLDSDRAGLVHLRVQAGESWDGLVAATVERGWAGLEALSGIPGTVGASPVQNIGAYGQELSDTLVAVDFLDEGAREPVRLTVAELELGYRTSAVKQGRRGAVLAVEFALEDVGGAGLGAPVAYGQLASALGVELGDRVPLAEVRASVLRLRGAKGMVLDPSDPDTASAGSFFTNPIVTVAAASGLPPSAPRWPEATASEAPLVTALADVEAGAPIRLPAPSSPDALVKLSAAWLIEHAGVARGFALPGSRAAISSKHTLALTNRGGATAEQIAELARYVQGRVLAEFGVLLHPEPVVVGTTV encoded by the coding sequence ATGACGACGCCGCCCCTCTCCTCGCTCACCACGCTCCGCGTCGGCGGTGCACCGGAGCGCTACCTCGAGCCCGCGACGGAGGCGGAGCTCGTCGAGACCCTCCGCGAGGTCTGGGCCGAGGAGGAGCCGTGGCTGCTGCTCGGCGGCGGCTCCAACCTGCTCGTCGGCGACGACGGGGTGGAGGGCGTCGTCGTGCGCGTGCGGACGACGGGCATCGAGCGGCTCGACTCCGATCGGGCGGGTCTGGTCCACCTCCGGGTGCAGGCCGGCGAGTCGTGGGACGGACTCGTCGCCGCCACGGTCGAGCGCGGCTGGGCCGGGCTCGAGGCGCTGAGCGGCATCCCGGGGACGGTCGGCGCGTCTCCGGTGCAGAACATCGGTGCCTACGGGCAGGAGCTGTCCGACACCCTCGTCGCGGTCGACTTCCTCGACGAGGGCGCGCGCGAGCCGGTGCGGCTGACGGTGGCGGAGCTCGAGCTCGGCTATCGGACCTCGGCGGTCAAGCAGGGCCGGCGTGGAGCGGTCCTCGCCGTCGAGTTTGCCCTCGAGGACGTCGGCGGGGCCGGGCTCGGCGCGCCGGTCGCCTACGGGCAGCTCGCCAGCGCCCTCGGCGTCGAGCTGGGCGACCGCGTGCCGCTCGCCGAGGTGCGGGCCAGCGTGCTCCGGCTGCGCGGCGCGAAGGGGATGGTCCTGGATCCGTCGGATCCGGACACCGCCAGCGCCGGCTCCTTCTTCACCAACCCGATCGTCACCGTCGCGGCCGCGAGCGGTCTGCCTCCGTCGGCTCCGCGCTGGCCCGAGGCGACGGCGAGCGAGGCGCCGCTGGTGACCGCGCTCGCCGATGTCGAGGCGGGAGCGCCGATCCGGCTGCCCGCGCCGTCGTCGCCCGACGCGCTGGTCAAGCTGAGCGCCGCCTGGCTGATCGAGCACGCGGGCGTCGCGCGCGGCTTCGCGCTGCCGGGCTCGCGGGCCGCGATCTCGAGCAAGCACACCCTCGCGCTCACGAATCGCGGGGGAGCGACGGCGGAGCAGATCGCGGAGCTCGCCCGCTACGTGCAGGGCCGTGTCCTCGCCGAGTTCGGCGTCCTGCTGCACCCCGAGCCCGTCGTGGTCGGCACCACCGTCTGA
- a CDS encoding GNAT family N-acetyltransferase, protein MPDSLRPSADPVTVRRASAADAEELAAVAAATFPLACPPHVTAEAKADFIRTVLSVERFRGYLADPGRVLFLAEDDSGALGYTMLVRGEPADPDAAVAVTVRPTIELSKCYALPDRHGSGIAARLMAATVDEARSSGARSVWLGVNQENARARRFYAKHGFEVVGTRRFLVGGRLEEDFVLERPLP, encoded by the coding sequence GTGCCCGACTCCCTCCGCCCGAGCGCCGACCCCGTGACCGTCCGCCGCGCCTCGGCCGCCGACGCCGAGGAGCTCGCCGCCGTCGCCGCCGCGACGTTCCCGCTCGCCTGCCCGCCGCACGTCACCGCGGAGGCGAAGGCCGACTTCATCCGGACCGTGCTCTCGGTCGAGCGGTTCCGCGGCTACCTCGCCGACCCCGGTCGCGTGCTGTTCCTCGCGGAGGACGACTCCGGTGCGCTCGGCTACACGATGCTCGTGCGCGGCGAGCCGGCCGACCCCGATGCGGCCGTCGCGGTCACCGTCCGGCCGACGATCGAGCTCAGCAAGTGCTACGCGCTGCCCGACCGGCACGGCTCGGGGATCGCGGCGCGACTGATGGCCGCGACCGTCGACGAGGCGCGGTCGAGCGGTGCCCGGAGCGTCTGGCTCGGCGTGAACCAGGAGAACGCGCGGGCGCGCCGCTTCTACGCCAAGCACGGCTTCGAGGTCGTCGGCACCCGGCGCTTCCTGGTCGGCGGTCGCCTCGAAGAGGACTTCGTCCTCGAGCGCCCCCTGCCCTGA
- a CDS encoding ABC transporter permease, with protein MSAVTTPRPALRTGVGRMLRLGAARARYEVRSYFRAPDQVFFTFLFPVLLLAIFSVAFGDGAVMQADPQDPGISMAEYYVPGLAAAGILLSGVQNLGVDIAVERGDGTLKRLAGAPLPVLSYFLGKFGQVLVTSVAQTALLLVVAATAFSVPLPTDGGRWATFAWIYLAGVATSAILGIAVSALPRTGKSATAVIVPPLLVLQFVSGSYLSFTTLPDWLQTIASIFPLKWIAQGMRAVFLPADFEQLEVDGSWDLTGVAIALGIWLVLGLVASRMTFRWIRRDA; from the coding sequence ATGAGCGCCGTCACGACCCCGCGCCCCGCGCTCCGCACCGGCGTCGGCCGGATGCTCCGCCTCGGCGCCGCCCGCGCCCGCTACGAGGTCCGCTCGTACTTCCGCGCGCCGGACCAGGTCTTCTTCACCTTCCTCTTCCCCGTGCTGCTCCTCGCGATCTTCTCGGTCGCGTTCGGCGACGGCGCCGTCATGCAGGCCGACCCGCAGGATCCGGGCATCAGCATGGCCGAGTACTACGTGCCGGGACTCGCGGCGGCGGGCATCCTGCTCTCCGGCGTGCAGAATCTCGGCGTCGACATCGCCGTGGAGCGCGGCGACGGCACGCTGAAGCGCCTCGCCGGAGCGCCGCTCCCCGTCCTCAGCTACTTCCTCGGCAAGTTCGGCCAGGTGCTCGTGACGAGCGTCGCGCAGACGGCGCTGCTGCTGGTGGTCGCGGCGACGGCCTTCTCGGTGCCGCTGCCGACGGACGGCGGTCGTTGGGCGACCTTCGCCTGGATCTACCTCGCCGGAGTCGCGACGTCGGCGATCCTCGGCATCGCGGTCTCGGCCCTGCCGCGGACCGGCAAAAGCGCGACCGCGGTCATCGTCCCGCCGCTGCTCGTCCTGCAGTTCGTCTCGGGGTCGTACCTGTCGTTCACGACGCTGCCGGACTGGCTGCAGACCATCGCGAGCATCTTCCCGCTCAAGTGGATCGCGCAGGGGATGCGAGCGGTCTTCCTCCCGGCCGACTTCGAGCAGCTCGAGGTCGACGGCTCCTGGGATCTGACCGGTGTGGCGATCGCGCTCGGGATCTGGCTCGTGCTCGGCCTCGTGGCGAGCCGGATGACCTTCCGCTGGATCCGCCGCGACGCCTGA